TGAGGAGATGGTTAAATCGCCATTGACTAAAACATCGCCGCTTGAAAATGTATTGCTGGAGAGAACACCGAAACTTCCCGAACCGCTTGTAATGTTGGCATCACTCCAGCTTCCACCCGTAATTGAGGGCGACGTGATATCGACTCCCGAAGGAAGATTGTTAATTACATTGAGTAGCTGAACGGGCTGGGGGACAGAAGGAGAAAAGTAACTTGCACCGCCTCCATTGTTCGTAAGAGAGTAAATTTTTTGAAGAAGGGAGTTCGTTGTTTCGCTCAGACGCGTTTCAAATTCACTTTTAGTGACTAGATTTGAGGTACTTACAGAGTCCCCCTTATTAACGGCCGAAACCACAGAGGGTTTCTGTGGTTGAACAACGGTCGTCTCTTTGACGATTATTGTCGTTCCCGGCGGTGCACCTGTTTTAGGACGGGTGAGGTCGACAACGTATGTTGGAATTTCAATACCCCCGTACAAAAATTCATACACAAAACTATTTACGCTTCTGTATAAATCTCGCGATGCAATATCCACCACCTGCTTCGTGCCACTAAAAATATTAGCACCTTGATACCATGATGAAATTGGGCGACTGGCCAAACTTGGGAGTTGTTCCGCGGCCTTTTTTTGTTTTTCTGAAGTAAATGAGAAAGTCAGTTTTTTATTCTCCGCCTCAAAAGTGTCATCCACTTTTTCTGTTCCGAAAAAAGAAAAGAAGTCGACAGCGATTTTTTTCTTCCCCTCATCAATACTTTGATTTAATGCATGAAGAGAATTTTTAAAGGATCGCGGAATATGATTAATTGTTTGAAATAAGGATGGGTATGTTTTTACAGTTAACACATCCTGTTCGGACACAAGCAACTCTTTGGTTTCTCCCACAACAGCGGCAGCCAGGTGTATTGCTTTGCGTGCAGTGTTTTCAAAAGCGCGTGCAACTTTTTCTGCGGATACCGGATTGGTATACAAGTAACCTCCGAACACCACAAGAAGAATCACGAACGAACTGACAAGCGTGTCTACTGAAAATGAGAGGGGTTGGAAAAAATTTCTGGCAATTTTCGTAGTTGGCTTGGAAATACGAGATGAAGAGGTGGTAGCTTTGGAAAATGCTTTTGAAGGTAAAATCGGACCTGTTATTTTCTCCTTTTTCCCATTCGGGGTATTGGCACTCTTATGCTTGAGAATTGATTTTTCACTGACAAACCAACCCCTACCAACAAAGGTGCAATCTATTTTCCCGAGACGACAAAGTTGTCCGATGTAATCTCGTTCATAACCAGTAATCTCGGCTGCTCGTCTAGCCGAGATATATTTTTCACCCCTTATAAGGAGATCATCAGCCATTACTTATATTATATGATTTTGGGGCTGATTTTTATATGATTTTTTCAAAAAAACTGTGGATAAATAAGGCTATCTCGGGTGAGTCTCGTTTACCCGAGATAGCCTTATTTTAACCGAGATTTGAGGAGTTTTATTTTCTCGGGTTGCCGAGTTTTTCTTTGATAAGCTCTGCAAGAGCCTTGGGATTGGCACTTCCCTTGCTTTCTTTCATTCCTTGGCCTACAAGGAATTGGAGTGAAGCTTCTTTGCCGGAAAGATATTTGCTTACAACTTCCGGATTTTTTTCAATAATTTTGGTTACTATGGACCCTAATTCTTCTAGGTCATTTTTCTGTGCGAGCCCTTTTTCCGAAACAATTTCTTTCGGACTTTTCCCGGTCTCATAAAGTATTTTCAAGGTATCTTTTGCTCCGCGGGAGGAAAGTGTGCCTTCCTTGATCATCTTTATTATTTCAATAAAAAAATCTGTTTTTATATTCGTTTGGCTACCTTGAATGGCAGAGTCTCGAAGTAGTCCCGCCATGTCGGATACTATATAATTTCCCGCCAAGCGAATAAGTTCGGGGTCATTTTTCACATGTTCTGTGACAGCCTCAAACATTTCTCGGAGAAAATCATTTTGTAAGAAAATTTCTGCATCACTTGCGCGAAGACTGAATTTTTTTATATATCGCTCTCTTCTCTCCCAAGGTAACTCTGGAAGTTCTTTTGAAAGTACTTGTGTATTGAATTCGGGAATTTCCGAAATAAATAACTTCGGCAAATCGGGGTCGGGAAAATATCGGTAGTCATGTGAGTCTTCTTTTGTACGCTGTGAGAAAGTTATGCCCTTTGTTTCATCAAAACCTCGGGTTTCTTGTGCAACTTTCTCTCCCCTATCAAGCAACTTTGATTGCCGTTCAATTTCAAATTCAATGGCGTGTTCAACAGCCTTAAATGAGTTAAGATTTTTTACTTCCACTTTTGTTCCAAGCGTGCTGTCCGCACTCACGGAG
This bacterium DNA region includes the following protein-coding sequences:
- the gatB gene encoding Asp-tRNA(Asn)/Glu-tRNA(Gln) amidotransferase subunit GatB, which produces MRTYKATIGLEIHAELKTRTKMFCNSKNDSEEKRPNVNVCPICMGHPGTLPVINKEAVKHVLRVGIAAKGTIADFSEFDRKNYFYPDIPKGYQISQYKHPLITGGMISGIALSRIHLEEDTASSSHEEEHSLVNFNRAGVPLMELVTEPVIENGTQAVAFAKELQLLLQYLGAGDANMEKGEMRVEANISVSADSTLGTKVEVKNLNSFKAVEHAIEFEIERQSKLLDRGEKVAQETRGFDETKGITFSQRTKEDSHDYRYFPDPDLPKLFISEIPEFNTQVLSKELPELPWERRERYIKKFSLRASDAEIFLQNDFLREMFEAVTEHVKNDPELIRLAGNYIVSDMAGLLRDSAIQGSQTNIKTDFFIEIIKMIKEGTLSSRGAKDTLKILYETGKSPKEIVSEKGLAQKNDLEELGSIVTKIIEKNPEVVSKYLSGKEASLQFLVGQGMKESKGSANPKALAELIKEKLGNPRK